A genomic window from Nicotiana sylvestris chromosome 11, ASM39365v2, whole genome shotgun sequence includes:
- the LOC104218102 gene encoding uncharacterized protein isoform X2 gives MASNSRFHLGISLLFILTPFTLSFILSPSPQPEPKPTIYDILPDFGLPRGIFPDTVESFNLDKDGNFEVFLKTPCYVEFEYLVYYAEKISGKLSIGSMTELKGIEVKRFFFWFNVNEIRVDLPPSDSVYFQIGFVNKKLDVNQFETIHSCMNNGIWLSSCGGSLRQVLQ, from the exons ATGGCTTCCAATTCAAGATTCCATTTGGGTATTTCTCTTCTCTTCATATTAACCCCTTTTACCCTCTCTTTCATACTCAGCCCATCACCACAGCCAGAACCAAAACCGACAATATATGATATTCTCCCAGATTTTGGGCTTCCACGTGGCATCTTTCCAGACACTGTGGAATCCTTTAATCTTGATAAAGATGGAAACTTTGAAGTTTTTTTAAAGACCCCTTGTTATGTAGAGTTTGAATATTTGGTTTATTATGCTGAAAAGATTAGTGGAAAGCTAAGTATTGGGTCAATGACTGAGTTAAAAGGGATTGAAGTGAAAAGATTCTTTTTTTGGTTCAATGTTAATGAAATTAGAGTTGATTTGCCACCTTCTGATAGTGTTTACTTTCAGATTGGGTTTGTTAATAAGAAGCTTGATGTGAATCAGTTTGAGACTATTCATTCTTGTATGAATAATGGAATTTGGTTGAGCTCTTGTGGTGGATCTTTGAGACAAGTTCTACAG TAA
- the LOC104218102 gene encoding uncharacterized protein isoform X1, with product MASNSRFHLGISLLFILTPFTLSFILSPSPQPEPKPTIYDILPDFGLPRGIFPDTVESFNLDKDGNFEVFLKTPCYVEFEYLVYYAEKISGKLSIGSMTELKGIEVKRFFFWFNVNEIRVDLPPSDSVYFQIGFVNKKLDVNQFETIHSCMNNGIWLSSCGGSLRQVLQLPAPVNDMQMLSTE from the coding sequence ATGGCTTCCAATTCAAGATTCCATTTGGGTATTTCTCTTCTCTTCATATTAACCCCTTTTACCCTCTCTTTCATACTCAGCCCATCACCACAGCCAGAACCAAAACCGACAATATATGATATTCTCCCAGATTTTGGGCTTCCACGTGGCATCTTTCCAGACACTGTGGAATCCTTTAATCTTGATAAAGATGGAAACTTTGAAGTTTTTTTAAAGACCCCTTGTTATGTAGAGTTTGAATATTTGGTTTATTATGCTGAAAAGATTAGTGGAAAGCTAAGTATTGGGTCAATGACTGAGTTAAAAGGGATTGAAGTGAAAAGATTCTTTTTTTGGTTCAATGTTAATGAAATTAGAGTTGATTTGCCACCTTCTGATAGTGTTTACTTTCAGATTGGGTTTGTTAATAAGAAGCTTGATGTGAATCAGTTTGAGACTATTCATTCTTGTATGAATAATGGAATTTGGTTGAGCTCTTGTGGTGGATCTTTGAGACAAGTTCTACAG
- the LOC104218103 gene encoding non-specific lipid transfer protein GPI-anchored 14-like: MGSKFVTFELPFLLFFFFLILLGFSRADIDKDKKECANQLVGLATCLPYVSGGAKAPTPDCCTGLKEVLDKSKKCLCVLVKDRDDPSLGLKINATLALSLPTLCHAPVNAANVSMCPELLHLPPNSPDAKVFEDFAKSAKASSSAPSAPVSGSSNGKAATTANEKNDGGDRRKWMGIVEMTMGFLVIMVL, translated from the exons ATGGGTTCAAAATTTGTTACTTTTGAACTTCctttcctcctcttcttcttcttcttgatctTATTAGGGTTTTCAAGAGCAGATATTGACAAAGATAAAAAAGAATGTGCTAACCAACTCGTCGGTCTCGCCACGTGTCTTCCTTATGTTAGCGGAGGCGCCAAAGCTCCCACACCGGATTGTTGCACCGGTTTAAAAGAAGTTTTGGACAAGAGCAAGAAATGCCTTTGTGTTTTGGTGAAAGATAGAGATGATCCTAGCCTTGGTCTTAAGATCAATGCTACTCTTGCACTAAGTCTCCCTACTCTATGCCATGCTCCTGTTAATGCAGCTAATGTATCCATGTGCCCGG AGCTGTTGCACTTGCCACCAAATTCACCAGATGCTAAGGTTTTTGAAGATTTTGCTAAGAGCGCAAAAGCAAGTTCTAGTGCTCCATCTGCACCAG TTAGTGGAAGCTCTAATGGAAAAGCAGCAACTACAGCTAATGAGAAAAATGATGGAGGAGATAGAAGAAAATGGATGGGAATTGTTGAGATGACTATGGGATTTTTAGTTATTATGGTGCTTTAA